In Erwinia pyrifoliae DSM 12163, the genomic window TATTATCGCTAAAAGTCGCTTTCTTAATAAGAAAGAGCGAACCAGCACCACTTCTATGCTGGCAGGAATGAATATCAATTTAGTGGAAAATAGTGGCCATCGGCAATGCCTGTGCATCAGCGCCCAATAATTCGTCAGGCACCTCGAAGGTGATTTTCCAGGGAGTGGGCGGCTTCGTCGCCGGAGGCCTCAATCCGCTTGTCGGGCCAGCAGCAGCAGGAGTACCTGGTCAGAGTGCACACGGTGCCACTCAGGCATTTTTAGGAAGCGGGGGCGGTGGCAACAGCGGATGTCAAACCTGCCACGGAATATCAAATCCATGAGTATTGCGCTAACATTAATAATGATTTGCCTGTATCTCATTACATCCAGTGTTATCTTTCACAGCAGGCGCACGGGAGAAATTATTGCATTCGCACTGGTATTGCTGGTCTTTGGTTGGTTAAATCATTTCAGCACTTACACTTTATTTTATACGCTGGCCACGGTGATAGTTAATATCATCATCATCACTCCCCTGAAAAACAGAGAACACCTTACTAAGTTAAAGGGTACGGCTTTTCTTTTACCACTGGCAACGTTATTTAATTTAGCTGAACATTTTATCAGTTGACGATATGGCTCAGGAAGAGTTCTGGATAAATATTATGAAGTTGAGATTTCCGAAAAGGAATTGATAGATTTCGCCGGCGTAAAACCGGAGTATTCATTTCTTAACCTCGCCAGATTGGCAAAAAAACATTCAATAAATACGCCGGGCGTAAAAATAACACTGGCGCAGCTTTACAAAATCCATTCACCTACCATTTTTATATCAAGAGATTTGGTAAGGTTATTGATGCAGCGCGGCCAGTAAATTGCACTGACCTGTGGATGGCAAGTGCGGACTGGACTATGCGCTCAATGTGAAAAACCCGCCGGCGACGGGTTTAATCACTGAATAGCGAAATCATCAGCGCGCAGACTTAACCAATGAAGGTTAAACCTTTCATATAAGGGCGCAGAACTTCCGGCACTTCGATACGTCCATCGGCCTGCTGATAGTTTTCCAGCACCGCCACCAGGGTACGCCCCACGGCCAGTCCGGAACCGTTAAGGGTGTGCACCAGGCGAGTTTTTGTTTCGCCCTTAGGCCGGCAGCGTGCTTTCATACGCCGAGCCTGAAAATCTCCCATATTCGAGCAGGAAGAAATTTCACGGTAGGTATCCTGCGCCGGCAACCACACTTCAAGATCGTAGGTTTTTTGTGCACCGAAGCCCATATCTCCGGTGCATAACAGCACCTTGCGATACGGCAGATTAAGCAGCTGTAGGACTTTTTCAGCATGCCCGACCAATTCTTCCAGTGCATCCATTGAATCTTCCGGGCGCGTGACGTGCACCATTTCAACTTTATCGAACTGGTGCATGCGGATCAGTCCACGCGTATCACGACCATAGGCCCCGGCTTCGGAACGGAAGCAAGGCGTGTGCGCGGTCATTTTCAACGGCAGTGATTCTTCTTCCAAAATCTCATCGCGTACCAGATTGGTCAGCGGCACTTCAGAGGTGGGGATCAGCGCATAATTGCTGCTGGAAGCTTCTTCATCCAGCGGACGCGTATGAAACAGATCTTCGCCGAATTTCGGTAACTGGCCGGTGCCATACAGGCTGGCATGGTTGACCAGATAAGGCACGTAGGTTTCCTGATAGCCATGCTGTTCGGTGTGCAGATCGAGCATAAACTGGCTCAGGGCGCGGTGCATCAGCGCTATCTGGCCCTTCATTACGATAAAACGTGAGCCGGTGAGCTTAACCGCTGCGGCAAAATCCAGGCCCGCAGCCCGTTCACCCAGTTCAACATGGTCGCGCACGGTAAAGTCAAACTTACGCGGTACACCCCAGCGGCCGATCTCCTGGTTTTCACTGTCATCTTTGCCCAGCGGCACCACATCAGCGGGGATGTTTGGGATTGCCATTGAAAAGTCGTTAATGCTGGTCAGCAGCGCATCCAGCTCTGCTTTTGCCGCGTCCAGGCGTTCACCCAGCGCATTCACTTCCTGACGCAATGGCTCGATATCTTCCCCGCGCGCCTTGGCCTGGCCGATGGATTTGGATCGTGAGTTACGCTCAGCCTGCAGATTTTCTGTCTCAACCTGCAATACTTTGCGGCGTTCTTCGTGCGCGCGCAGCGTGTCAACGTCCAGCTTATAGCCCCGGCGTGCCAGTTTTTCAGCGACTGCGTCTGGCTCATTACGCAGTAGATTGGGATCGAGCATGGTTGTCCTGTGGATAGTTATTGAGTAAAAAAGAGGGGGACGCATCCACAATGTGAATACGTTGATTTCATTGCTAACCTTACCGCAACGCCACCATCAGCGGTAGCGTTTTATCGGGCTATTTTGATCCTGTTCCGTCAGCCAGGCAAGCTTTTCACCAATCTTGCCCTCCAGCCCGCGCGATGTCGGCTGATAATATCGCGTCTGCGCCAGTTCCGGCGGGAAATAGTTCTCCCCGGCGGCGTAGGCGTTGGCTTCATCATGAGCGTAGCGATATTCTGCTCCCAGCCCCATCTCTTTCATCAATTTGGTCGGCGCATTGCGCAAATGCTCAGGAACATCATAATCAGGGCTTTCGCGCGCATCGCGCAGCGCTGCCTTAAAAGCGTTGTAAACCGCGTTGCTTTTTGGTGCGCAGGCCAGATAAACAATCGCCTGCGCAATCGCCCGCTCCCCTTCGGCCGGGCCAACGCGGGTGAAACAGTCCCAGGCAGAAATAGCCACCTGCATACCACGCGGGTCTGCGTTACCGACATCTTCCGAGGCAATCGCCAGCAGCCGCCGCGCCACGTATAGCGGGTCGCCGCCCGCCGTGATAATACGCGCATACCAGTAGAGCGCCGCATCCGGTGCAGATCCACGCACCGACTTGTGCAAGGCAGAAATCAGGTCGTAAAAGCGGTCACCTTTATTATCAAAACGCGCACTGCGTTCTCCGGAGACTTCATTAAGCAGCTGCGGCGTCAGTTCACGCTTGCCCTTACCGTTAACCTCGGCCATATCGGCCATCATTTCCAGCGTATTCAGCGCGCGGCGGGCGTCGCCGTTGACCAGTTGCGCAATCATAT contains:
- the serS gene encoding serine--tRNA ligase — protein: MLDPNLLRNEPDAVAEKLARRGYKLDVDTLRAHEERRKVLQVETENLQAERNSRSKSIGQAKARGEDIEPLRQEVNALGERLDAAKAELDALLTSINDFSMAIPNIPADVVPLGKDDSENQEIGRWGVPRKFDFTVRDHVELGERAAGLDFAAAVKLTGSRFIVMKGQIALMHRALSQFMLDLHTEQHGYQETYVPYLVNHASLYGTGQLPKFGEDLFHTRPLDEEASSSNYALIPTSEVPLTNLVRDEILEEESLPLKMTAHTPCFRSEAGAYGRDTRGLIRMHQFDKVEMVHVTRPEDSMDALEELVGHAEKVLQLLNLPYRKVLLCTGDMGFGAQKTYDLEVWLPAQDTYREISSCSNMGDFQARRMKARCRPKGETKTRLVHTLNGSGLAVGRTLVAVLENYQQADGRIEVPEVLRPYMKGLTFIG
- a CDS encoding replication-associated recombination protein A; translated protein: MSNLSLDFSRNEFQPLAARMRPRTLAEYIGQQHLLAAGKPLPRAIEARHLHSMILWGPPGTGKTTLAEIIGRYGQADVERISAVTSGVKEIREAIERARQNRHAGRRTILFVDEVHRFNKSQQDAFLPHIEDGTITFVGATTENPSFELNSALLSRARVYLLKSLTSEDIATVLDQAMQDGERGYGNDNIVLPENTRNMIAQLVNGDARRALNTLEMMADMAEVNGKGKRELTPQLLNEVSGERSARFDNKGDRFYDLISALHKSVRGSAPDAALYWYARIITAGGDPLYVARRLLAIASEDVGNADPRGMQVAISAWDCFTRVGPAEGERAIAQAIVYLACAPKSNAVYNAFKAALRDARESPDYDVPEHLRNAPTKLMKEMGLGAEYRYAHDEANAYAAGENYFPPELAQTRYYQPTSRGLEGKIGEKLAWLTEQDQNSPIKRYR